A window of Castanea sativa cultivar Marrone di Chiusa Pesio chromosome 1, ASM4071231v1 contains these coding sequences:
- the LOC142642572 gene encoding beta-fructofuranosidase, insoluble isoenzyme CWINV1-like isoform X2 encodes MEMSFLWSFAVCFLLVGNGVHVEASNHTHRNLQSLPTKQPYRTAYHFQPLKNWMNGPMYYKGVYHLFFQHNPYAPVPRNIAWGHSISYDLVNWVHLEPAISPSEPYDINGCWSGSTTILPRGKPAILYTGVDLNNSQVQNLAMPKNASDPLLREWVKSPHNPLMSPVDDIDRSEFRDPTTAWQGPDKVWRVIIGGRINALGLAFLYQSKDFVNWTRSNKPLHSSTKTGMWECPDFYPVRINSQNGINNFAQDKFTKHVLKASFNGQDHYILGNYIPQTDNFSIEYDFMETGFDLRYDYGKFYASKTFYDSAKKRRILWGWVAESDTALDAIIKGWAGIQSFPRSIVLSANGRQLVQWPINEIEKLRTNNVSFEGMELKQGSVFEVSGITTSQADVEVSFDLPNLSETESIDPNQVDPQQLCSQKGASTNNGTVGPFGLLALASKDLTEQTAVYFRIFKRDGKPVVLMCSDQSRSSLREGLEKPIYGAFVHMDPNDRKISLRSLIDHSVIENFGGEGRTCITARVYPKLAIDKEAHLYVFNNGTLNVRISKLNAWSMKRAQLVPYQKEMK; translated from the exons ATGGAGATGTCTTTTCTTTGGTCTTTTGCCGTATGCTTTTTGCTGGTTGGTAATGGAGTTCATGTTGAAGCCTCAAATCACACTCACAGAAATCTTCAATCACTTCCAACCAAGCAGCCTTACAGGACTGCCTACCACTTTCAACCTCTTAAAAATTGGATGAATG GACCAATGTACTATAAGGGAGTTTACCATCTATTTTTCCAACACAATCCATATGCTCCTGTCCCGCGTAACATCGCATGGGGTCATTCAATATCATATGATCTTGTAAATTGGGTTCATCTTGAACCTGCCATTAGTCCATCAGAGCCTTATGACATCAATGGTTGCTGGTCTGGCTCAACTACAATCCTTCCTAGAGGAAAACCTGCCATTTTGTACACTGGTGTTGACTTGAACAATAGCCAAGTTCAAAACTTGGCAATGCCCAAGAATGCTTCTGATCCACTCCTAAGAGAATGGGTCAAATCACCCCATAATCCTCTAATGAGCCCAGTTGATGATATTGATAGATCCGAATTTAGAGACCCAACAACTGCTTGGCAAGGCCCAGATAAAGTATGGAGGGTCATCATTGGAGGTAGGATTAATGCCCTAGGATTGGCATTTCTATATCAAAGCAAAGATTTTGTCAATTGGACTAGGAGTAACAAACCACTTCACTCATCAACTAAGACTGGCATGTGGGAGTGTCCAGATTTTTACCCTGTCAGAATCAATAGCCAAAATGGAATTAACAACTTTGCTCAAGACAAATTTACCAAGCATGTTCTTAAGGCGAGTTTCAATGGGCAAGACCACTATATATTGGGAAATTACATTCCTCAAACAGATAATTTTTCCATTGAATATGATTTTATGGAAACTGGATTTGACTTGAGGTATGACTATGGAAAGTTCTATGCTTCAAAAACGTTTTACGACAGTGCTAAGAAGAGGCGAATATTGTGGGGCTGGGTGGCTGAATCTGATACTGCATTAGATGCCATTATTAAAGGATGGGCTGGGATTCAG TCATTTCCTAGAAGCATTGTGCTTAGTGCAAATGGACGACAATTAGTGCAATGGCCGATCAACGAAATAGAGAAACTACGTACTAATAATGTGAGTTTTGAAGGTATGGAGCTCAAGCAAGGTTCAGTTTTCGAAGTTTCAGGGATTACAACTTCACAG GCTGATGTGGAAGTTTCATTTGATTTGCCGAATCTGAGTGAAACAGAGTCTATAGACCCAAATCAGGTTGATCCCCAACAGCTCTGTAGTCAAAAGGGAGCATCTACTAATAATGGCACAGTTGGACCATTTGGTTTGCTGGCTTTGGCTTCTAAGGACTTAACAGAGCAAACTGCAGTCTACTTTCGCATATTCAAAAGGGATGGAAAACCTGTTGTGCTCATGTGTAGTGATCAAAGCAG GTCTTCTTTGAGGGAAGGGCTTGAGAAACCAATCTATGGAGCATTTGTTCACATGGATCCTAATGATAGGAAAATATCATTAAGAAGCTTG ATAGATCATTCAGTTATTGAGAATTTTGGTGGGGAAGGGAGGACTTGCATCACTGCAAGAGTTTATCCAAAATTGGCTATTGATAAAGAAGCCCACCTGTATGTATTCAACAATGGAACTCTAAATGTAAGAATTTCAAAGCTTAATGCTTGGAGCATGAAGAGAGCTCAACTTGTTCCCTATCAAAAAGAGATGAAATAA
- the LOC142642572 gene encoding beta-fructofuranosidase, insoluble isoenzyme CWINV1-like isoform X1 has protein sequence MYYKGVYHLFFQHNPYAPVPRNIAWGHSISYDLVNWVHLEPAISPSEPYDINGCWSGSTTILPRGKPAILYTGVDLNNSQVQNLAMPKNASDPLLREWVKSPHNPLMSPVDDIDRSEFRDPTTAWQGPDKVWRVIIGGRINALGLAFLYQSKDFVNWTRSNKPLHSSTKTGMWECPDFYPVRINSQNGINNFAQDKFTKHVLKASFNGQDHYILGNYIPQTDNFSIEYDFMETGFDLRYDYGKFYASKTFYDSAKKRRILWGWVAESDTALDAIIKGWAGIQSFPRSIVLSANGRQLVQWPINEIEKLRTNNVSFEGMELKQGSVFEVSGITTSQADVEVSFDLPNLSETESIDPNQVDPQQLCSQKGASTNNGTVGPFGLLALASKDLTEQTAVYFRIFKRDGKPVVLMCSDQSRSSLREGLEKPIYGAFVHMDPNDRKISLRSLIDHSVIENFGGEGRTCITARVYPKLAIDKEAHLYVFNNGTLNVRISKLNAWSMKRAQLVPYQKEMK, from the exons ATGTACTATAAGGGAGTTTACCATCTATTTTTCCAACACAATCCATATGCTCCTGTCCCGCGTAACATCGCATGGGGTCATTCAATATCATATGATCTTGTAAATTGGGTTCATCTTGAACCTGCCATTAGTCCATCAGAGCCTTATGACATCAATGGTTGCTGGTCTGGCTCAACTACAATCCTTCCTAGAGGAAAACCTGCCATTTTGTACACTGGTGTTGACTTGAACAATAGCCAAGTTCAAAACTTGGCAATGCCCAAGAATGCTTCTGATCCACTCCTAAGAGAATGGGTCAAATCACCCCATAATCCTCTAATGAGCCCAGTTGATGATATTGATAGATCCGAATTTAGAGACCCAACAACTGCTTGGCAAGGCCCAGATAAAGTATGGAGGGTCATCATTGGAGGTAGGATTAATGCCCTAGGATTGGCATTTCTATATCAAAGCAAAGATTTTGTCAATTGGACTAGGAGTAACAAACCACTTCACTCATCAACTAAGACTGGCATGTGGGAGTGTCCAGATTTTTACCCTGTCAGAATCAATAGCCAAAATGGAATTAACAACTTTGCTCAAGACAAATTTACCAAGCATGTTCTTAAGGCGAGTTTCAATGGGCAAGACCACTATATATTGGGAAATTACATTCCTCAAACAGATAATTTTTCCATTGAATATGATTTTATGGAAACTGGATTTGACTTGAGGTATGACTATGGAAAGTTCTATGCTTCAAAAACGTTTTACGACAGTGCTAAGAAGAGGCGAATATTGTGGGGCTGGGTGGCTGAATCTGATACTGCATTAGATGCCATTATTAAAGGATGGGCTGGGATTCAG TCATTTCCTAGAAGCATTGTGCTTAGTGCAAATGGACGACAATTAGTGCAATGGCCGATCAACGAAATAGAGAAACTACGTACTAATAATGTGAGTTTTGAAGGTATGGAGCTCAAGCAAGGTTCAGTTTTCGAAGTTTCAGGGATTACAACTTCACAG GCTGATGTGGAAGTTTCATTTGATTTGCCGAATCTGAGTGAAACAGAGTCTATAGACCCAAATCAGGTTGATCCCCAACAGCTCTGTAGTCAAAAGGGAGCATCTACTAATAATGGCACAGTTGGACCATTTGGTTTGCTGGCTTTGGCTTCTAAGGACTTAACAGAGCAAACTGCAGTCTACTTTCGCATATTCAAAAGGGATGGAAAACCTGTTGTGCTCATGTGTAGTGATCAAAGCAG GTCTTCTTTGAGGGAAGGGCTTGAGAAACCAATCTATGGAGCATTTGTTCACATGGATCCTAATGATAGGAAAATATCATTAAGAAGCTTG ATAGATCATTCAGTTATTGAGAATTTTGGTGGGGAAGGGAGGACTTGCATCACTGCAAGAGTTTATCCAAAATTGGCTATTGATAAAGAAGCCCACCTGTATGTATTCAACAATGGAACTCTAAATGTAAGAATTTCAAAGCTTAATGCTTGGAGCATGAAGAGAGCTCAACTTGTTCCCTATCAAAAAGAGATGAAATAA